The following is a genomic window from Streptomyces chrestomyceticus JCM 4735.
GCGCCCGCCGGTCCGGTGGCCGCCGCGCCGCCGGTCGCCGCGCCGCCGTACTCGGCCGCGCCGCCCGCGGCGTCCCGGCTGCCGGACGCCGACGTTCCGGACGGCTCCGTACGCCTCGCCGGCACCTCGGCCCCGATAGGCCCCGGCCCCCGCGCCGGGGACGGCGGACCGCCGCAGCAACGCGCCCAGGCACCCGCCACGGACTGGGTCCGGCCGCCCGCGGGCACGCCGGGCGCCCCCGGCCACGGCACCCACGAAGGCGACCCGGGCGCGCACCTGCCGCAGCAGGGCGCCACGCCGGGACCCGGCTCCGGCGCGCCCGCCACCGGCGCGGGCGGCGCCTCCGGAGGGGCCGCGCCCGCCCGCTGGCGCCCCTGGCGGTTCCGCATGTCCAACGACGTGTGGGGCACGCCCACGGTCGCCGGCGACCTGCTGTACGTCACCTCCTTCGAGGTGCACGCCCTCGACGTGGCCAGTGGCCGCCGCCAGTTCAAGACCCGCGACGTGGCCTGGAGCATGTCCGTCGCGGACGGCCGTATCCACGCCTCCGACGGGCCGAGCCTGTACGCGCTCGACGCCGCCGACGGCACCGAGCGCTGGCGCCTGGGCAGCGACGGCTGGATCTACGCGCTCAAGGCCGACCGGGGCACCGTCGTCACCGCCACCCGGGGCGGCGGCGTCCAGGCGTGGGAAGCCGCCACCGGCGAACGGCTGTGGGAGACCGGCGGCGTCCAGACCGACTTCGAGACCGCCGACCTGGGGCCGGTCCTGCACGAGGGCACGGTCCTCCTCTGGGCCGACGGGCGGCTGAAGGCCCTGGAGGCCCGTACGGGCGCCGAGCGCTGGTCGTACCCGGTCGGCGACGCGGCCTCCTGCGGCGGCGTCCCGGTGCGGCTGCTGCCCGCGCCGGACGGCGCCGTGTACGTCACCGCCGGGTCGCGGGTGCTGGCGATCGACCTCGCGCGCGGCGAGGTGCGCTGGCACTTCGAGGCGCCCGCCGCGTTCCTCAGCCGCCCCGCGTTCGCGCCGGGGCCCGCGGTCACCGGCGGCGGCCTGTACCTGGCCGACTACCTCGGCACGGTCTACGCCCTGGACGCGGCCGACGGCCGGGACCGCTGGCGCATCGCGACCGAGGCCCGGCAGTCCACCGAACCGGTACTGGTCGCGGACGGCGCCGTGCACCTCGGCAGCGGCCAGGCGCTCTACACGCTCGACGCCGTCACGGGCACCCCCCGCTGGCGGTTCCAGGCGGGCGGCGAGGTGATCGGCGCGCCCGTCGTGGCGGACGGCCGGGTGCACTTCGGCTCCGCCGACCACTGCCTGTACACCCTCGACGCGACGGGCGGACAACTGCGCTGGAAGCTGGCCACCGGCGGCGAGATCACCGGCACGCCGGTGGCCGCCGGGGGCGTCGTCTACGCGTGCAGCAAGGACCGGTGCGTGTACGCGCTGGACGCGGCGAAGGGGACGGGGCTGGCACGGCGGTCGTGACGGGGGCCGTTCACCGGTCCTTGTCCAGGTGCGGAGGCTCCCCCTCGGGGGGCCGCTCCGGCTGCTGCGGCCGCTCCGGGGGCGGCGTCGTCCGCATGGGCCGCGTCTCGTCGTCGGGCCGGGGCGGCGGCCGTCCCGGATCGTCCGAGGCCGGCGGCATCCGGACCGCCCGGGTGGGCTGGTCGTCCGGGTCCGGCGGGTTCGACCCGGGCGGCGGGTGCCCGGCGCCCGGCCACCGTACGGGCGGCTGCTGCCCGGGGTTCGGAGGCGGCGTCGCGCCGTACGCGGGCGTGCCCTGCGGCGGGGTGTCACCGCCCCGGATCGGTCCGGGCTCCCACTCGGGCCCGGGTGCCCCGTAGGGCGTCGGCTGGCCGTACCGGTTGTCCCGCTCCTCGTAACCGGCTTCCCGGCGCCGGGAGCGCACGCCGCGGCGCCCGCTCATCACCAGGGCGCCCAGCCACAGCAGCGCGCCCCCTCCGAGGGCGTACGCCACCCCCAGCCCCAGGCCCTGGTCCGCGTTCTCGCCCACGGTCAGGCTGCCCGCCTGCTGCCCCTGACGGACCATCCACAGGGTGGTGAAGCCGAGCACGACGAGCCCCGCCACCGCGACGAGCAGGCGGGAGCGGAGGGCGATACCGATCAGGGTCACCAGTGCGGCGAAGGCCATCGGCAGGAACACCGACGCGAACAGCTCCGCCTTCTCCCCGGTGATGCCCCGGAAGAGGTCCTCGATACGGATCTCGCTGCCGTGACGGCCGTCGTACCAGGCACGGAAGGGGCTCCAGACGGCGGCCGCCGCTCCGGCGAGGGCCAGTACGGATCCGAGTACGTTGCGCACCACAGGCGTCGCCTCTCAGGTCGCTGATTCGTCCCGTTTCCCTCTGTAAACGACGCTACGCCCGACTGCACGCGCGCGCCAGACCTGTGCGTTTTACCTGGTCAGGAAGAGATTTTGGGTAAAGCGGAGAGGTTGCTAGTCTGCCGTGCACTCGTCAAGAAAACATAAGGACGAGCGGGGCCGCGCGAGTAAGTCGCGGCTCTTTCAACGGGGTCAACGGGGGCACAACAACATGAAATTCCGTCATGTCCGCGCGGTCGCTGCGGCCGCGGTGGTCCTGGTCGCGCTGACCGGCGCACGTCACTCGCACGGCGGCGGCTGCGGCAGCAGTCACAGCAGCGGCAGCGACGGCGGTTCCAGCAGCACGGGCGGCAGCAGCACCAGTGGCAGCAGCACCAGCGGCGGCTACGAGGCCGGCACCGGTGGCTACGACGGCGGTACCAGCAGCGGCAGCTCCACGAGTGGCGGCACGACCAGTGGCAGCACCACCAGCGGCAGCACCTCCGGCTACACCAGCGGCGGCTCCGGCAGCAGCCGCAGCGCCATGGGCGACATCAAGATCAACGGATGTCAGTACAACGGCGCGGGCAGCGTGAAGACCACGGTCAGCGCCACCAACAGCTCGTCCACCACCAAGTACACGTACCTGCTGACGGTGAAGTTCACCGCGCCCGGCGGCAAGGACCTCGGCACCCGCCACCCGAGCATCCCCTACGTGATGCCGGGGCGCACCGACTCCACCGACGTGATCCAGTACGTGCCGTCCGACGCCGCCACCGCCGGTACGTACCGCTGCTCGGTGACCGACGTCCAGCGCACCCCGCTGTCCTGATGGCCACCACGGAACGGCGGCCCGTCCGGGCCGCCATCGCGGCCGTGACGGCGGCCGCCGGAGCGCTCGGGCTGGTCGGCTGCGGTGCCCTGCTGCCCGGCGGCCACGCCCGCCAGGTGACACCGCCGCCGCCACCGCCCGGCTACAGCTACTCGCCGTCGCCCGGCTACGGCTCGCCCTCGTACGAGCCGACGTACTCCTACTCGCCGTCACCGACGCCGGAGGAGACGTACGACCCGGACGGCCGCTCGGACGCGCGCGGCAACAACTGCCGCTACGACCTGTCGGCCCGCCGCCTCGAATACTCGGTCTCGGTGACCAACCCGTCGCTGACCAAGACCTTCAAGTACGAGATGGCCGTCAACTGGATGAAGGCGCGGCCCGCCGACGGCACGGCGTTCGGGCTGCACCAGCGCAGCATCATCGTCCGGCCGGGGCAGACCGAGACGTACACGGCCACCTACAGCTACACCAACACCTCGACACAGCAACTGTGGTTCCAGTGCGAGATCCGCAGGGCGCGCAAGTCGGAGCTGTGAGGCAGCCGGGGCGGGTCCGGTGCGCCCCGGGCGTCAGCGGACCCGGAAGTCCCGGGAACGGGCCGCGAACAGCTCCGCCTGCTCCTCCGGCGGCAGACTGCCCAGCGCGATGAGCTGCGGGGCGTGCGCCACGGCCTGCGCCCGCGCGGCCTCCCGCGACGCCCACAGGGCCCGTACGGTGCCCTGCACCGCCCTGGTCGGCTGGGCGGCGAGCACGGCGGCGGCACGCCGGGCCGCGGCCACCGCGCCGCCCGGCGGCGTCAGCTCCGACACCAGGCCCGTCGCATAGGCGCGACGGGCGCCGAGCCGCTCCGCCGTGCCCATCAGGGACAGCCGCGCGATCTCGCCGTACGGCATCCGCTGCGCCATGAAGACCGACTCGTACGCGCTGACCATCCCGTACGTCGTGTGCGGGTCGAAGAACGTGGCCTCCTCGGAGGCGACCAGGAACTCGCACTCGCCCAGCAGGTAGAACGCCCCGCCGCAGGCCATCCCCTCGACGGCCGCGACGACCGGCTTCCACAGGTCGTTCGCCTTCGGGCCGATGCCGAGCAGCGGGTCGTCGGCCGAGAACGGGGACGACGGCTGCGGGACGTCCGCCGAACGGTCGATGCCGGTGCAGAACGCCGCCCGCCCGGCGCCGGTCAGGACGACGGCCCGTACGGCGTCGTCGGAACGGAACCGGCGCCAGACGGCCGCGAGCGCGCCCGCCGTCGCCAGATCCACGGCGTTGTGGCGCTCGGGCCGGTCCAGCGTGACCAGGGCGACGCCGTCGGGTCCCGTCTCCACCCGTACGGACGGCTGCCCGTCCGGCGCCGTCACGGCCGCTCCAGCAGCCAGCGCGGCACGGTGACGCCCGGCGCCTGCTCGTGGAACGCCACCTTCACCGCGGCGCCGATCCGGACCCGGCCCGGATCGACGGAGTTCAGCGCGGCGTCGGGGGCCGCGACCAGGTTGCCGGCCAGGCGGATGCGCGGGGCGTCGGCCAGCTCCACCACGACGACGGTGTACGGGGCCTGTGCGGCGTAGGCGGGCAGCAGCGGCGGGTGCGGCACGACGTACGACCAGACGCGGCCCCGGCCGGACATCCGCCGCCAGCGGTGGTCGAAGGACTGGCAGTGCGGGCAGCACGGGCGGGGCGGGAAGCGCAGCTCGCCGCAGGCGGCGCAGGACTGGACGCGGAGTTCGTGGCGGGCGGCGTACGCCCAGAAGGGGGCGCCGTCGTCGTCGGGGACGGGCAGGAGCAGCCGCTCGTCCGGCCCGTTGTCAGTGGCCGGCATCATGCTGGTGGACATGAGCACTCAACTCCTCAGCAGCAGAGCCGATGTGGGGACCCCCTCACCGGCCGTGACCAGGCAGGTGGCGGCGTCCGGGACCTGGGCGGTGCTGGTGCCGCGCAGTTGCCGGACGCCTTCGGTGATGAGGTTGAAACCGTGCACGTACGCCTCGCTCAGCCCGCCGCCCGAGGTGTTCAGCGGCAGCCGGCCGCCGGTCTCCAGGGCACCGCCCTCGGTGAAGGCCGCGCCCTCGCCGCGTCCGCAGAAGCCGTAGCCCTCCAGGGAGAGGGGGATCAGCGGGGTGAACGCGTCGTAGATCTGCGCCACATCGACGTCCTCGGGGCCGAAGTCGGCCTGTTTCCACAGTTGCCGGGCCGCGGTCCAGGCCGGCCCGGTGAGCGGGTCGTCGGTCCAGTAGTTGACCATGCCGTGGTGCTGGGCGGGCAGGCCCTGCGCTACGGAGTGCACATACACCGGGCGGTGGCGCAGGTCGCGGGCACGTTCGGCGGCGACGACCACACACGCCAGCGCGCCGTCGGTCTCCAGGCAGTTGTCGAAGAGGCAGAGCGGCTCGCTGATCCAGCGGGAGGTCATGTACATCTCGCGGGTCAGCGGCCGGTCGTACATGATCGCGGCCGGGTTCTGGTTGGCGCGGTTGCGGCAGGCGAGCGCGACGTTGAAGAAGTGGTCCCGGGTCGCGCCGTACTCGTGCATGTAGCGCCGGGCGAGGATGCCGATCTCGTCGGCGGGCCGCAGCAGACCGAAGGGGCGGGTCCATTGGGCCGGAGTGGGCAGTTGGACAGCGGTGTTCCGCCACGGGCGGGGCCCCGAACCGCGCTTGCGCGAGCGCCAGGCGACACCCACGCTCGCCTGGCCGGTGGCGATGGCCGCCGCCAGGTGCGCGACGGTCGCGCACGAACCGCCGCCGCCGTAACCGGCCTTGGCGAAGAAGGTCACGTCACCGGCGCCGATCGCCTTGGCGACCTCCACCTCGTCGGTCTCCTCCATGGTGTACGAGGCGAACGCGTCCACCTCGGACGGCGCGATCCCCGCGTCGTCCAGCGCCGCGACGATCGCCCGGCACGCCAGCGCGCGTTCGGACTCCGGCAGCCGCTTGGCGAACGCCGTCCGGCCGGTCCCGGCTATCACCGCAGCGTCCTTGAGGGTCGCCCCCATCGCCACCTCCGTGGTCGGCCGTCCGTGCTGACAGCCGAGGAGGCTACCGCTAACCTGACGGGTAGTCAGCTCTTTCGCGGGAGGTTGTGCGATGCGCGGTGACCTGGACGAGCCCGGCACCACCGACCCCCGCGCCGACCTGGAGCACGGCACCGTCCCCCGGCTGGTACGGGCCGCGGCCGAGCGGTACGGCCCGGCCGAGGCGGTCGCCGAAGGCCGCCACCGCCTGAGCTGGGCGCAACTGGGGGAGCGGGTCGAACGGGCCGCCGCGGCCTGCATCGCCGCAGGTGTCGAGCCCGGCGACCGGGTGGCCGTGT
Proteins encoded in this region:
- a CDS encoding enoyl-CoA hydratase/isomerase family protein, whose amino-acid sequence is MTAPDGQPSVRVETGPDGVALVTLDRPERHNAVDLATAGALAAVWRRFRSDDAVRAVVLTGAGRAAFCTGIDRSADVPQPSSPFSADDPLLGIGPKANDLWKPVVAAVEGMACGGAFYLLGECEFLVASEEATFFDPHTTYGMVSAYESVFMAQRMPYGEIARLSLMGTAERLGARRAYATGLVSELTPPGGAVAAARRAAAVLAAQPTRAVQGTVRALWASREAARAQAVAHAPQLIALGSLPPEEQAELFAARSRDFRVR
- a CDS encoding lipid-transfer protein codes for the protein MGATLKDAAVIAGTGRTAFAKRLPESERALACRAIVAALDDAGIAPSEVDAFASYTMEETDEVEVAKAIGAGDVTFFAKAGYGGGGSCATVAHLAAAIATGQASVGVAWRSRKRGSGPRPWRNTAVQLPTPAQWTRPFGLLRPADEIGILARRYMHEYGATRDHFFNVALACRNRANQNPAAIMYDRPLTREMYMTSRWISEPLCLFDNCLETDGALACVVVAAERARDLRHRPVYVHSVAQGLPAQHHGMVNYWTDDPLTGPAWTAARQLWKQADFGPEDVDVAQIYDAFTPLIPLSLEGYGFCGRGEGAAFTEGGALETGGRLPLNTSGGGLSEAYVHGFNLITEGVRQLRGTSTAQVPDAATCLVTAGEGVPTSALLLRS
- a CDS encoding Zn-ribbon domain-containing OB-fold protein, which codes for MSTSMMPATDNGPDERLLLPVPDDDGAPFWAYAARHELRVQSCAACGELRFPPRPCCPHCQSFDHRWRRMSGRGRVWSYVVPHPPLLPAYAAQAPYTVVVVELADAPRIRLAGNLVAAPDAALNSVDPGRVRIGAAVKVAFHEQAPGVTVPRWLLERP
- a CDS encoding PQQ-binding-like beta-propeller repeat protein; translation: MVEQLTQLTQHDPRRIGPFEVLGRLGAGGMGLVYLARSASGRRVAIKTVRTELAEDQLFRVRFTREVEAARAVSGFYTAAVVDADPRAAVPWLATAYVPAPSLEEIVNECGPLPAQAVRWLAAGIAEALQSIHGAGLVHRDLKPSNVLVVEDGPRVIDFGIASGVSNTRLTMTNVAVGTPAYMSPEQARDSRSVTGASDVFSLGSTLVFAATGHAPFHGANPVETVFMLLREGPDLAGLPDELRPLIESCMQMEAPGRPTPADLQSQLAPHLFGSGSDDSGTASAWLPDGAVALIEGRRGGRQTTPAAAGRGGTGQPRAARQPVPHSPPPAQPSPPRPRNAPAVAAAQAGGAMGAPAAEPGWAGAAGVGPGARRAADPRGAAQPPQSAPAGPVAAAPPVAAPPYSAAPPAASRLPDADVPDGSVRLAGTSAPIGPGPRAGDGGPPQQRAQAPATDWVRPPAGTPGAPGHGTHEGDPGAHLPQQGATPGPGSGAPATGAGGASGGAAPARWRPWRFRMSNDVWGTPTVAGDLLYVTSFEVHALDVASGRRQFKTRDVAWSMSVADGRIHASDGPSLYALDAADGTERWRLGSDGWIYALKADRGTVVTATRGGGVQAWEAATGERLWETGGVQTDFETADLGPVLHEGTVLLWADGRLKALEARTGAERWSYPVGDAASCGGVPVRLLPAPDGAVYVTAGSRVLAIDLARGEVRWHFEAPAAFLSRPAFAPGPAVTGGGLYLADYLGTVYALDAADGRDRWRIATEARQSTEPVLVADGAVHLGSGQALYTLDAVTGTPRWRFQAGGEVIGAPVVADGRVHFGSADHCLYTLDATGGQLRWKLATGGEITGTPVAAGGVVYACSKDRCVYALDAAKGTGLARRS